The following are from one region of the Diceros bicornis minor isolate mBicDic1 chromosome 37, mDicBic1.mat.cur, whole genome shotgun sequence genome:
- the LOC131399321 gene encoding olfactory receptor 6B2, whose protein sequence is MRGENVTKVSKFVLVGFPAGSQLQYALFLLFLLTYLFVLVENLAIILTVWSSASLHRPMYYFLGSMSFLEIWYVCDIIPKMLDGFLLQRKRISFVGCMAQLYFFSSLVCTECVLLASMAYDRYVAVCHPLRYHVIMTTGLCVQLVVFSFVSGFSISVIKVYFISSATFCGSNVLNHFFCDISPILKLACTDFSTAELVDFILAFIILVFPLMATMLSYGHIALAVLHIPSATGRWKAFSTCASHLTVVTIFYLAMIFMYVRPQAIDTRSSNKLISAIYTVLTPVINPLIYCLRNKEFKDALRRALALGQPS, encoded by the coding sequence ATGAGGGGAGAGAATGTAACCAAGGTCAGCAAATTTGTCTTGGTGGGCTTTCCCGCGGGCTCCCAGCTGCAGTatgccctcttcctcctcttcctgctcaCCTACCTCTTTGTCCTGGTGGAGAACCTGGCCATCATCCTTACCGTCTGGAGCAGCGCCTCCCTCCACAGGCCCATGTACTACTTCCTGGGCTCCATGTCCTTCCTGGAGATCTGGTATGTGTGTGACATCATCCCCAAGATGCTGGACGGTTTCCTCCTGCAGCGGAAACGCATCTCCTTCGTCGGGTGCATGGCTCAGCTGTACTTCTTCAGCTCCCTGGTGTGCACCGAGTGTGTGCTCCTGGCCTCCATGGCCTACGACCGCTACGTGGCTGTCTGCCACCCCCTGCGCTACCACGTCATCATGACCACGGGGCTCTGCGTCCAGCTGGTGGTCTTCTCCTTTGTGAGTGGCTTCTCCATCTCTGTGATCAAAGTCTACTTTATCTCCAGCGCCACGTTCTGTGGCTCCAATGTCCTGAACCACTTCTTCTGTGACATTTCCCCCATCCTCAAACTGGCCTGCACAGACTTCTCGACCGCAGAGTTGGTCGACTTCATCCTGGCCTTCATCATCCTGGTGTTCCCACTCATGGCCACCATGCTGTCCTATGGACACATCGCCTTGGCTGTCCTGCACATCCCCTCGGCCACTGGCCGTTGgaaagccttctccacctgtgccTCCCACCTCACAGTGGTCACCATCTTCTACCTCGCCATGATCTTCATGTATGTCCGGCCCCAGGCCATTGACACACGAAGCTCCAACAAGCTCATCTCTGCTATTTACACTGTCCTCACTCCAGTAATCAACCCATTGATCTACTGTCTGAGGAACAAAGAATTTAAGGATGCCTTGAGAAGGGCTCTGGCCTTAGGTCAACCTTCATAG